The window GTTATTGTTAAAATATCGGACACAGGGCCGGGTATCCCTGAAGATATTCAGCACCGCATATTTGAGCCTTTCTTTACCACAAAACCACAAGGCGAAGGAACAGGGTTAGGATTAGATATTTGCCGAAAAATTGTAGAAAAACACAATGGCACAGTTTCACTCCAATCTGAACCCGGAAACACAACCTTTACAATCACATTACCTCAATCCAATAATTAATTGCTCATGAATAAGCCCATAATACTACTTGCAGACGATGAGATGACCGTTTTGGATAGTTTACTTTACCAACTAAAAAGCCATCTCGGAAATAAATATCAATACGAAATAGCCCAATCAATTACAGAAACCGACGAACTCATTGATGAGTTTATTAGCAATGGACAGGAGATAGCACTTTTAATATTTGACTGGCTAATACCACCCGAAAATACAGATAAGCTATTAGTAAAAACACGTAAAAAACTACCTAATGCAAAAATAATCATGCTTTCAGGTTATGCAGACCAAGCCTCTGTTGATAAAGCATTTAAAGAGGCCCACTTAGATAGATTTATTCGCAAACCTTGGGACGAACTTAGTATCTTAAAAGAAATAGACACGCTACTCGAAAAATAGCTCCGAAATTATGGCTAAACTAACAATCCTGTGTGTTGATGACGAAATAACAGTTCTACAAAGTTTAGAACAAGAGCTTAGATTTGGGCTGGGAGAAGATTGCTCTTTTGAAATCGCCCAAAGCGGCGAAGAAGCCTTAGAAATTATTGATGAATTAACGCAAGGCGGGGATAGTAATATTCCGGTAATAATTTCAGACCAGTTAATGCCAGGTATGAAAGGCGATCAATTTTTAATTGAAGCACACAAAAAGATTCCACAAACCCAAAAAATAATGCTGACCGGCCAAGCAAGCGCAGACTCCGTAGGCCGAGCCTTAAACCAAGCTAAACTATATCGCTACATCCCAAAACCATGGGAAGAAAAAGACTTACTCTTAACGGTTAGAGAAGCCATCAAAAGCTATCTTACTAATAAACAGTTAGAAGCACAGATTAAAATATTAGGGGATTTAAACACAGTTGGAAGGCAATTATCAGCAGAAATAGACCCCTATAAACTCATCCCGCTATTGCTTTCCAATGCAATAAAAAGTATCGGCGCAGAATCCGGCGCAATTATATTCACAAACCCGAATGAATCCCTTTCTATTAAATGTAAAATCATAGACGGAGAACCCTCTTTCTCGTCTGATTTTGAGACAATTCCTTTTGAACTTATCAATAGCGTGATTGCTACCCAAAATACTTGTGTGCTGAAAAATGCTTGGCGCATTGGGGACTGGTCATCCTTAGGAACCATTGCCAGTAGAAAAGTTCGCAGCATCTATGCTGCTCCAATGTCCAACTACGGCCACTTTATAGCCTGCCTATACCTCGAACACGCCACAAAAACTGATTTTTTTGACACTAATAAACAAGAATTTTTAAAACTATTTCTTGCACAAGGGGCAATATCTATAGATAATGCTATGGTTTACAAAAACTTAGAAGATTTAGTTACAGAAAGAACAGCATCATTGGAGCATAAATCTAAGGAATTAGCCGATGCCAATCGTGATTTAACGGATAGCATTTACAGTGCCTTACGCTTACAACACGCTGTTTTGCCGCATAAAAATATGCTGCAAGAAATTTTTCCGGATTCTTTTATCCTAAATTTACCTCGTGATATTGTAAGCGGCGATTTTTATTGGTTTGGGGGAGACAAAAACAGCCTAATGCTTGCCGTAGCAGATTGCACAGGACATGGCGTCCCCGGAGCTATGCTTTCAATGCTTGGCGCAAATTTCCTAAACCAAATTTATCAAGCAAACCCGTTTCTAAGACCTTCGGAACTACTTAACCACCTTAGAGTTGCAGTTTATCAATCCCTGAATAGCCAAGGAGAAATTGTTTCAGAAGGAATTGATATTAGCGTTTGTTTGTTTTTACCAAAACAAAATAAAATACTGATGTTACGCAAGGATATCATTAATTTAGCTGTATGAATGTTGAAAACATAGCCGACCTATACCAACAATCTCTGATGATATATCAGGGACAAGTAACCTGCACGGGAATATCTTTACTGATGGAAGGCAGCCTCAGCCATGATAGATTCACACGACTTTTATCGAGTGGAAATTTGAATGAAGAATATTTATGGAAGCGCGCCAAACCACTTTGCTATGAAATCAGGAGCAAGGATGCCGTTCTAATCATAGATGAAACCATAGAAGGCAAACCATACACGGATGAAAACGAATTAATCTGCTGGCATTTTGATCACGCCAGTAGAAGAAATGTAAAAGGAGTTGCTATGCTCACTGCATTGTATCACAGCAATGAGATGAGTGTTCCAGCGGGAGTAGAATTTATTACCAAGCCAATTAAAACAGTGAATGCAAAAGGCAAGCAGGTGAGAAAAAGCCGCATTGGAAAAAATGAACTGTTTCGAAAAATGGTGAACCATGCTTTTTGGAATTTAGATTTTGAATATGTACTTTCAGATAGTTGGTTCGGCAACAGCGAGAACATGAAATTCATTGCTCAAAAACACAACGGGAAATTTATTTTTGCTCTCAAGTCAAATCGGAAAGTTGCCTTGACACTGGATGATAAGCAAAACGGTCGTTACACAAGTATTAAGTCCCTGAAGCCGGAAGGGCGCACTGCGGTGGTGTGGGTTGAGCAGTTGGATTTCCCAATTCTCATTGCATGCCAAATTTTCACAAACGAGAATGATACTGCTGCGCTCTATCTGGCTTCTAACG of the Bacteroidia bacterium genome contains:
- a CDS encoding response regulator, producing MNKPIILLADDEMTVLDSLLYQLKSHLGNKYQYEIAQSITETDELIDEFISNGQEIALLIFDWLIPPENTDKLLVKTRKKLPNAKIIMLSGYADQASVDKAFKEAHLDRFIRKPWDELSILKEIDTLLEK
- a CDS encoding transposase codes for the protein MNVENIADLYQQSLMIYQGQVTCTGISLLMEGSLSHDRFTRLLSSGNLNEEYLWKRAKPLCYEIRSKDAVLIIDETIEGKPYTDENELICWHFDHASRRNVKGVAMLTALYHSNEMSVPAGVEFITKPIKTVNAKGKQVRKSRIGKNELFRKMVNHAFWNLDFEYVLSDSWFGNSENMKFIAQKHNGKFIFALKSNRKVALTLDDKQNGRYTSIKSLKPEGRTAVVWVEQLDFPILIACQIFTNENDTAALYLASNDLNLSYEQITAIYHKRWKVEEYHKSIKSNASFAKSPTRTITTQKSHFIASLTAFNRFELLKVRKNKSHFALKNYLNIVALRKAKEELQHLLTPSLKNTT
- a CDS encoding response regulator, with the protein product MAKLTILCVDDEITVLQSLEQELRFGLGEDCSFEIAQSGEEALEIIDELTQGGDSNIPVIISDQLMPGMKGDQFLIEAHKKIPQTQKIMLTGQASADSVGRALNQAKLYRYIPKPWEEKDLLLTVREAIKSYLTNKQLEAQIKILGDLNTVGRQLSAEIDPYKLIPLLLSNAIKSIGAESGAIIFTNPNESLSIKCKIIDGEPSFSSDFETIPFELINSVIATQNTCVLKNAWRIGDWSSLGTIASRKVRSIYAAPMSNYGHFIACLYLEHATKTDFFDTNKQEFLKLFLAQGAISIDNAMVYKNLEDLVTERTASLEHKSKELADANRDLTDSIYSALRLQHAVLPHKNMLQEIFPDSFILNLPRDIVSGDFYWFGGDKNSLMLAVADCTGHGVPGAMLSMLGANFLNQIYQANPFLRPSELLNHLRVAVYQSLNSQGEIVSEGIDISVCLFLPKQNKILMLRKDIINLAV